Proteins encoded together in one Salarchaeum sp. JOR-1 window:
- a CDS encoding proteasome-activating nucleotidase → MSRSPSLPDRPTLDVDPDSPPEERLDALRSHYAEILTVNDQLEDQLASVRDHQQELRERVETLQRENETLKTASLYIATVEDLNDDGAILQQHGNNQEVLTDVGDRLRQKLEIGDRVAINDSFAVQRVLDDETDARAQAMEVDESPTVEYEDIGGLDEELREVREAVEDPLLNAEQFEKIGVEPPSGVLLHGPPGTGKTMMAKAVANETDATFIKMAGSELVQKFIGEGSRLVRDLFDLAEQREPAIIFIDEIDAVASKRTDSKTSGDAEVQRTMMQLLSEMDGFDERGDIRIIAATNRYDMLDRAILRPGRFDRLIEVPNPDAEARSRIISIHTDEMNLAEAVDYDALAEQTEGFSGAQLESLSTEAGMFAIRDDRDEVTMQDFEDALDKIKRNAEDDSPGHAVYVQ, encoded by the coding sequence ATGTCCCGCAGCCCATCTCTACCCGATCGGCCGACCCTCGACGTGGATCCCGATTCGCCCCCCGAGGAGCGGCTGGACGCCCTCAGGTCTCACTACGCGGAGATTCTGACGGTGAACGACCAGCTCGAAGACCAGTTGGCGTCGGTTCGCGATCACCAGCAGGAGCTCCGGGAGCGCGTGGAGACCCTCCAACGGGAGAACGAGACGCTGAAGACCGCGTCGCTCTACATCGCGACGGTCGAAGACCTGAACGACGACGGCGCAATCCTCCAGCAGCACGGGAACAATCAGGAAGTCCTCACGGACGTGGGCGACCGCCTCCGGCAGAAACTGGAGATCGGCGACCGCGTCGCCATCAACGACTCGTTCGCGGTGCAGCGCGTGCTGGACGACGAGACGGACGCTCGCGCGCAGGCGATGGAAGTGGACGAGTCCCCGACCGTCGAGTACGAGGACATCGGCGGCCTGGACGAGGAACTCCGCGAGGTCCGGGAGGCCGTCGAAGACCCCCTCCTGAACGCCGAGCAGTTCGAGAAGATCGGCGTCGAACCGCCGAGCGGCGTCCTCCTGCACGGCCCGCCGGGCACGGGGAAGACGATGATGGCGAAAGCCGTCGCGAACGAGACGGACGCGACGTTCATCAAGATGGCCGGCAGCGAACTCGTCCAGAAGTTCATCGGCGAGGGCAGTCGGCTGGTTCGTGACCTCTTCGATCTCGCGGAGCAGCGCGAACCCGCTATCATCTTCATCGACGAGATCGACGCCGTCGCTTCGAAGCGCACGGACTCGAAGACCAGTGGTGACGCCGAAGTCCAGCGGACGATGATGCAGTTGCTCTCCGAGATGGACGGGTTCGACGAGCGCGGCGACATCCGCATCATCGCGGCGACCAACCGCTACGACATGCTCGACCGCGCCATCCTGCGCCCCGGCCGGTTCGACCGCCTCATCGAGGTTCCGAACCCGGACGCGGAGGCGCGCTCGCGCATCATCTCCATTCACACGGACGAGATGAACCTCGCGGAGGCCGTGGACTACGACGCGCTCGCGGAGCAGACCGAGGGCTTTTCGGGCGCGCAACTGGAGAGCCTCTCCACTGAGGCGGGGATGTTCGCGATTCGCGACGACCGCGACGAGGTGACGATGCAGGACTTCGAGGACGCGCTCGACAAGATCAAGCGCAACGCGGAGGACGACTCGCCCGGCCACGCGGTGTACGTCCAGTAG
- a CDS encoding pyruvoyl-dependent arginine decarboxylase — MSSIRIAWGTGTAPTEMAAYDAALADANLHNYNLVTVSSVIPADVPVEVVGTAPDLGPAGNRLTVVEAHASVAGPSRASAGLAWSRSEGTGPGLFYEASGETDADEIADVVRTGLDAGRDLRDWAFAGEQVETATVTAGAGEYASAVVLAAYGDSTPLC; from the coding sequence ATGAGCAGTATCCGTATCGCGTGGGGAACCGGGACGGCCCCCACCGAGATGGCGGCGTACGACGCCGCGCTGGCGGACGCGAACCTCCACAACTACAACCTCGTCACCGTCTCCTCGGTCATCCCCGCGGACGTGCCCGTCGAGGTCGTCGGCACCGCGCCCGACCTCGGGCCGGCGGGGAACCGATTGACGGTCGTGGAGGCGCACGCGAGCGTCGCCGGCCCCAGTCGGGCGAGCGCGGGGCTCGCGTGGAGTCGCAGCGAGGGCACCGGCCCCGGGTTGTTCTACGAGGCCTCCGGCGAGACGGACGCGGACGAGATCGCGGACGTGGTTCGCACGGGCCTCGACGCGGGCCGCGACCTCCGCGACTGGGCGTTCGCCGGCGAACAGGTGGAGACCGCGACCGTCACCGCGGGGGCGGGCGAGTACGCGTCCGCCGTCGTTCTCGCCGCGTACGGCGACAGCACGCCGCTCTGTTAG